The nucleotide sequence TCCCGCCTGCGCACCCTGATCCCGGCCGAGGAGCTGGAGCAGGCGGCCACCAAGGAATACGCCCAGATGCTGGCGCAGGCGCGCCAGCAGGGCGCCCTGGCGCCGGAGAACCATCCGCAGCTGCAGCGGCTGCGCGCCATCGCCGCGCGCATCATCCCGAACAGCACCCAGTGGAACAGCCGGGCCCGGCAGTGGCGCTGGGAGGTCAACCTGATCGGCAGCAAGCAGATCAACGCCTTCTGCATGCCCGGCGGCAAGATCGCCTTTTTCACCGGCATCCTGGACCGGCTGCAGCTGTCCGACGACGAGGCCGCCATGGTCATGGGCCACGAGGCGGCGCATGCACTGCGCGAGCACGCGCGCGAGCGCATCGCCAAGACCCAGGGCACGGGCATCGGCCTGTCGGTGATCGGCCAGCTGCTGGGGCTGGGCCAGCTGGGCGAGGTGGCGGCCAACCTGGGCACGCAGCTGCTGTCGCTGCGCTTCTCGCGCGAGGACGAGATCGAGGCCGACCTGGTCGGCCTGGAGCTGGCCGCCCGCTCGGCCTTCCAGCCACAGGCGGCGGTGAGCCTGTGGCAGAAGATGGGCCAGGCCTCTGGCGGCGGCAACGGCGGGCCGGCTTTCCTGTCCACCCACCCCACCGGGCCCGACCGCATCCGGCGCCTGCAGGAGAACATCCCGCGGGTGCAGGGGCTGTACCAACAGGCGGCGGCGCAGGTGCGGCGGTAGCGGTTGCTTCAGCCGGAGCTGGCAAGAGCCGGCCGCGCCGGCCACAACACCGACCCGATCGCCACCACCATCAGCCCCACGGCCGCCCAGTCCTGCCAGTGCAGGCGCTCGCCCAGCCACAGCGCGCCGCTGAACACGCCCAGCACCGGGATGAACATCACGCTCAGGGTCGAGGCCACCGGCGGCAGGCCGCGCGCCAGGGTGAACCAGGCGGCCTGTGCGAAGCCGAAGATCAGCACCGCGTTGTAGGCGATGGCCCAGGCGGCGGGCGCATTGGGCCTGCGCCACCGCGTGCCCTCGAACACCAGCGCGAGCACGGTGATGGCCACGGCGGTCAGCACGGTCATCCAGAAGGCCAAGGCCAGCGTGGGCACGGGCAGGCGCGTACGGCGCAGCAACTGCGTGCCCAGCGCCCAGGTCGCGGC is from Ramlibacter tataouinensis TTB310 and encodes:
- a CDS encoding M48 family metallopeptidase, which produces MIGGMCQLCYAAANGDASLHAPAHAPAKSSPWQPRRAFLLAAGTAAAAPVLGQVRVDDPSRLRTLIPAEELEQAATKEYAQMLAQARQQGALAPENHPQLQRLRAIAARIIPNSTQWNSRARQWRWEVNLIGSKQINAFCMPGGKIAFFTGILDRLQLSDDEAAMVMGHEAAHALREHARERIAKTQGTGIGLSVIGQLLGLGQLGEVAANLGTQLLSLRFSREDEIEADLVGLELAARSAFQPQAAVSLWQKMGQASGGGNGGPAFLSTHPTGPDRIRRLQENIPRVQGLYQQAAAQVRR